A window of Xanthocytophaga agilis contains these coding sequences:
- a CDS encoding universal stress protein, with protein MKTFIVCTDYSESAQQATRYAAALAAASGVSTLVLYHAFVMPVPVSEVPIDIPTEEQLIEESLDHLKQIAQDIKQDYSFTIEYFTSAVPVWEAVPLLIRKFHADLIIIGLKPVSELDRLVFGSTAARLIQHTTLPVLAVPENVSFTPLDQIVLAYEDQQTVSTHKLELLQKLAAVFHSHVEIVHIDKPEEVLTNAAHTSRTKKVPRLEEVLQGISHEYAFVEEETPLSGIKQSIKEYHPNLLVMMPHHRSIWEMILHRSTTRRMVFRTPVPLLILPSDK; from the coding sequence ATGAAAACCTTTATCGTTTGCACAGACTATTCTGAAAGTGCTCAGCAGGCTACCCGATATGCAGCTGCACTAGCCGCAGCCAGTGGCGTAAGTACACTTGTACTTTATCATGCCTTTGTTATGCCAGTTCCTGTCTCGGAAGTTCCAATCGATATACCAACAGAAGAACAACTCATCGAAGAAAGTCTGGATCATCTTAAACAAATAGCCCAGGATATCAAACAGGATTATTCTTTCACCATTGAATACTTTACCAGTGCAGTACCTGTTTGGGAAGCGGTTCCCTTACTGATCAGAAAATTTCATGCAGATCTGATTATTATTGGTCTTAAACCTGTGAGTGAACTGGACAGACTTGTATTTGGCAGTACCGCCGCCCGGTTAATTCAGCATACAACCCTTCCCGTATTAGCTGTACCTGAAAATGTCAGCTTTACCCCACTTGACCAAATTGTGCTAGCGTATGAAGATCAGCAAACTGTTTCGACACACAAACTGGAACTATTGCAAAAGCTGGCAGCGGTATTTCATTCCCATGTAGAAATAGTTCATATAGATAAGCCTGAAGAGGTTCTGACAAATGCTGCGCACACAAGTCGGACAAAGAAAGTTCCCCGTCTGGAAGAAGTTCTGCAGGGAATAAGCCATGAATATGCCTTTGTGGAAGAGGAAACGCCTTTAAGTGGAATCAAACAAAGCATAAAGGAGTACCATCCGAATTTATTGGTAATGATGCCTCATCATCGGTCAATCTGGGAGATGATCCTGCATCGGAGTACTACACGGAGAATGGTATTTAGAACCCCTGTTCCCTTATTAATCCTGCCATCTGATAAATAA
- a CDS encoding DUF998 domain-containing protein, which produces MKQVLSNRDLISKALILCGILSSAWYVTMNIYVPTRYEGYNILDLTVSELSAIGSPTRPLWVGMAFIYILLFFAFGCGILAVERYSHSLNKHNYSLSKQNYSLSKQNHSLQIVGWLIIVYCIINVYWPPMHQRGVTPTLTDTLHIVWTVMTVIIMLILMFFGATAFGTRFRIYTFVSILLQIFFGFLTSIQAQNIVTNKPTPWMGMWERINIGIFMVWIIAFAIVVLKKERLLSSTPDWTISQS; this is translated from the coding sequence ATGAAACAAGTTCTTAGCAATAGAGATCTGATTAGTAAAGCTCTGATTCTATGTGGTATTCTCTCATCGGCATGGTATGTGACAATGAATATATATGTACCCACACGATACGAAGGCTACAACATATTGGATTTAACAGTTAGTGAATTGTCCGCTATTGGAAGCCCAACTCGCCCGTTATGGGTTGGTATGGCTTTTATTTATATTCTGCTCTTTTTTGCATTTGGATGTGGGATTTTAGCTGTTGAGAGATACAGTCACTCTTTGAACAAACACAACTACTCTTTGAGCAAACAGAACTACTCTTTGAGCAAACAGAACCATTCACTGCAGATAGTAGGATGGCTGATCATTGTCTATTGCATAATCAATGTATACTGGCCACCTATGCACCAACGTGGGGTTACACCAACTCTGACAGATACACTTCATATTGTCTGGACGGTGATGACTGTGATTATTATGCTGATCCTGATGTTTTTTGGGGCTACAGCCTTTGGAACCCGATTTCGCATCTATACCTTTGTTTCCATATTGTTACAGATTTTCTTTGGGTTTTTAACAAGCATTCAAGCCCAAAATATAGTGACCAATAAGCCTACTCCCTGGATGGGTATGTGGGAACGAATCAACATTGGTATTTTTATGGTATGGATTATCGCCTTTGCCATTGTGGTTCTGAAAAAAGAAAGGCTTCTCTCCTCTACTCCAGATTGGACCATTTCACAATCATGA